From Portunus trituberculatus isolate SZX2019 chromosome 50, ASM1759143v1, whole genome shotgun sequence, the proteins below share one genomic window:
- the LOC123500180 gene encoding beta-1,4-mannosyltransferase egh-like isoform X2, which produces MVVSWVSSAFSEKLHTTKHVAHVCLLLIVVFLFEVGAGGLWGGTPTTAAYPPLVTLLFQLLRLLPLLALPQAVFNFLGFICFNAFPERAKLKGSPLLAPFLCLRVVTRGDYPDLVRTNVNRNLNTCLRVGLEKFMIEVVTDKKIDLPENQRIRQVVVPSSYRPKSGALFKARALQYCLEEDVNLLADTDWIVHLDEETLATEAAIRGILNFVIEGRHQFGQGLITYANENIKNWFTTLADSFRVSDDMGKLRFQFKVFHKPLFGWKGSYVVTQTGAERRVTFDHGPDGSVAEDNYFGMVALREGYSFDFIEGEMWEKSPFTIYDFLQQRKRWLQGILLVVHSPHIPVSTKWLLAVSLYSWITMPLALASVVLSTIFPVPVPGFINVVAAFVGAVNFYMYIFGVIKSFRVDRLGWLRMTMCVAGALITMPFNFLVENIAVVRGLVGNKHKFYIVDKVMGAPDKVVSTV; this is translated from the exons ATGGTGGTGAGTTGGGTAAGCTCGGCCTTCTCTGAGAAATTGCACACCACCAAGCATGTGGCACACGTGTGTCTCCTTCTCATCGTGGTGTTCCTGTTTGAGGTGGGAGCCGGAGGCCTCTGGGGGGGAACacccaccacagctgcatatccTCCTCTAGTCACCCTCCTTTTTCAACTGTTGAGACTCTTGCCTCTTCTGGCACTGCCTCAG GCAGTTTTTAATTTCCTGGGCTTCATCTGCTTCAATGCCTTCCCTGAGAGAGCCAAACTGAAGGGTTCTCCTCTCTTAGCACCATTCCTGTGCCTGAGGGTGGTCACACGTGGAGATTACCCGGACTTGGTCAGAACCAATGTTAATCGCAACCTTAATACCTGCTTACGTGTTGGCCTTGAAAAGTTTATGATTGAGGTTGTTACTGATAAAAAAATTGACCTCCCCGAAAACCAGAGGATCAGACAG GTGGTCGTTCCGTCAAGTTATCGGCCCAAGAGTGGAGCGCTGTTCAAGGCTCGAGCATTACAGTACTGCCTGGAGGAGGATGTCAACCTTTTAGCAGATACAGACTGGATAGTTCACTTGGATGAAGAAACTCTGGCAACTGAGGCTGCTATTCGAGGGATCCTCAACTTTGTTATAGAAGGCAGGCACCAGTTTGGTCAG GGGTTGATAACATATGCAAATGAAAACATCAAGAACTGGTTCACAACTTTGGCAGACAGCTTTCGAGTCTCAGATGACATGGGGAAGCTCAGGTTTCAATTCAAGGTTTTCCATAAGCCACTCTTTGGCTGGAAGGGTTCCTATGTTGTTACTCAG ACTGGTGCCGAGCGGCGGGTGACCTTTGACCATGGCCCAGATGGGAGTGTGGCTGAGGACAACTACTTTGGTATGGTGGCACTGCGGGAAGGCTACTCTTTTGACTTCATTGAAGGAGAAATGTGGGAGAAATCCCCCTTCACCATCTATGACTTCCTTCAGCAGCGAAAGAGGTGGCTGCAGGGGATCCTCTTGGTGGTGCACAGCCCACACATCCCA GTGAGCACCAAGTGGCTTCTGGCTGTCTCCCTCTACTCGTGGATCACCATGCCCCTGGCTCTAGCCTCAGTAGTCCTAAGCACCATCTTTCCTGTTCCTGTGCCTGGGTTTATCAATGTGGTTGCAGCATTTGTTGGAGCCGTAAACTTTTATATGTACATTTTTGGTGTAATTAAGTCATTCCGTGTGGACCGTCTGGGGTGGCTGCGGATGACAATGTGTGTGGCTGGGGCACTCATCACCATGCCCTTTAACTTCTTGGTGGAGAACATTGCTGTAGTGAGAGGGTTGGTAGGCAACAAACACAAATTTTACATTGTGGACAAAGTAATGGGAGCTCCTGATAAAGTAGTCAGCACTGTTTAA
- the LOC123500180 gene encoding beta-1,4-mannosyltransferase egh-like isoform X1 gives MAPKSPEITIVRTIVPRRINMCNKGKMVVSWVSSAFSEKLHTTKHVAHVCLLLIVVFLFEVGAGGLWGGTPTTAAYPPLVTLLFQLLRLLPLLALPQAVFNFLGFICFNAFPERAKLKGSPLLAPFLCLRVVTRGDYPDLVRTNVNRNLNTCLRVGLEKFMIEVVTDKKIDLPENQRIRQVVVPSSYRPKSGALFKARALQYCLEEDVNLLADTDWIVHLDEETLATEAAIRGILNFVIEGRHQFGQGLITYANENIKNWFTTLADSFRVSDDMGKLRFQFKVFHKPLFGWKGSYVVTQTGAERRVTFDHGPDGSVAEDNYFGMVALREGYSFDFIEGEMWEKSPFTIYDFLQQRKRWLQGILLVVHSPHIPVSTKWLLAVSLYSWITMPLALASVVLSTIFPVPVPGFINVVAAFVGAVNFYMYIFGVIKSFRVDRLGWLRMTMCVAGALITMPFNFLVENIAVVRGLVGNKHKFYIVDKVMGAPDKVVSTV, from the exons GTAAAATGGTGGTGAGTTGGGTAAGCTCGGCCTTCTCTGAGAAATTGCACACCACCAAGCATGTGGCACACGTGTGTCTCCTTCTCATCGTGGTGTTCCTGTTTGAGGTGGGAGCCGGAGGCCTCTGGGGGGGAACacccaccacagctgcatatccTCCTCTAGTCACCCTCCTTTTTCAACTGTTGAGACTCTTGCCTCTTCTGGCACTGCCTCAG GCAGTTTTTAATTTCCTGGGCTTCATCTGCTTCAATGCCTTCCCTGAGAGAGCCAAACTGAAGGGTTCTCCTCTCTTAGCACCATTCCTGTGCCTGAGGGTGGTCACACGTGGAGATTACCCGGACTTGGTCAGAACCAATGTTAATCGCAACCTTAATACCTGCTTACGTGTTGGCCTTGAAAAGTTTATGATTGAGGTTGTTACTGATAAAAAAATTGACCTCCCCGAAAACCAGAGGATCAGACAG GTGGTCGTTCCGTCAAGTTATCGGCCCAAGAGTGGAGCGCTGTTCAAGGCTCGAGCATTACAGTACTGCCTGGAGGAGGATGTCAACCTTTTAGCAGATACAGACTGGATAGTTCACTTGGATGAAGAAACTCTGGCAACTGAGGCTGCTATTCGAGGGATCCTCAACTTTGTTATAGAAGGCAGGCACCAGTTTGGTCAG GGGTTGATAACATATGCAAATGAAAACATCAAGAACTGGTTCACAACTTTGGCAGACAGCTTTCGAGTCTCAGATGACATGGGGAAGCTCAGGTTTCAATTCAAGGTTTTCCATAAGCCACTCTTTGGCTGGAAGGGTTCCTATGTTGTTACTCAG ACTGGTGCCGAGCGGCGGGTGACCTTTGACCATGGCCCAGATGGGAGTGTGGCTGAGGACAACTACTTTGGTATGGTGGCACTGCGGGAAGGCTACTCTTTTGACTTCATTGAAGGAGAAATGTGGGAGAAATCCCCCTTCACCATCTATGACTTCCTTCAGCAGCGAAAGAGGTGGCTGCAGGGGATCCTCTTGGTGGTGCACAGCCCACACATCCCA GTGAGCACCAAGTGGCTTCTGGCTGTCTCCCTCTACTCGTGGATCACCATGCCCCTGGCTCTAGCCTCAGTAGTCCTAAGCACCATCTTTCCTGTTCCTGTGCCTGGGTTTATCAATGTGGTTGCAGCATTTGTTGGAGCCGTAAACTTTTATATGTACATTTTTGGTGTAATTAAGTCATTCCGTGTGGACCGTCTGGGGTGGCTGCGGATGACAATGTGTGTGGCTGGGGCACTCATCACCATGCCCTTTAACTTCTTGGTGGAGAACATTGCTGTAGTGAGAGGGTTGGTAGGCAACAAACACAAATTTTACATTGTGGACAAAGTAATGGGAGCTCCTGATAAAGTAGTCAGCACTGTTTAA